A genome region from Proteus vulgaris includes the following:
- a CDS encoding ATP-binding cassette domain-containing protein, translated as MPLLALKQLSVEQAGKVLWQDLSFTLDAGERLGISAPSGAGKTTLGRVLAQWQPPTQGSILVNGNPLSKKGYCPIQLVPQHPDKCFNPFRTTGDSVRDAWSPDKSWLEKLRIKSEWLTRRPNELSGGELARIALLRALDPRTQILIADEVTAQLDAQIQAEIWKVLIDESQRRPLSLIIFSHNKALLEKVSTKVWWVDQEKNSSIMSNSNSSIG; from the coding sequence ATGCCACTTTTAGCGTTAAAACAATTATCTGTGGAACAAGCAGGTAAAGTGTTATGGCAAGATCTCTCCTTTACGTTAGATGCGGGAGAGCGACTTGGTATTTCAGCACCAAGTGGCGCGGGGAAAACGACATTAGGTCGTGTTTTAGCTCAATGGCAACCTCCCACTCAAGGTTCAATTCTTGTTAATGGTAACCCGTTGTCTAAAAAGGGTTATTGCCCGATTCAATTAGTTCCTCAACATCCTGATAAATGTTTTAATCCATTCCGAACAACGGGTGATAGCGTTCGTGATGCTTGGTCGCCAGATAAAAGTTGGCTTGAAAAATTGAGAATAAAATCAGAATGGTTAACACGTAGACCGAATGAACTATCGGGCGGAGAGCTGGCGCGCATTGCATTATTAAGGGCGCTCGATCCACGCACTCAAATATTGATTGCAGATGAAGTGACGGCACAGTTGGATGCACAAATTCAAGCTGAAATTTGGAAAGTGTTAATCGATGAAAGTCAAAGACGGCCTTTAAGCTTGATTATCTTTAGCCACAATAAAGCATTACTTGAGAAAGTATCGACGAAAGTATGGTGGGTTGATCAAGAAAAAAACAGCTCTATTATGTCAAATTCGAATTCTTCAATCGGTTAA
- a CDS encoding ABC transporter permease, which translates to MIYDPNKPLLKLLFVTLALIGLVAYGFSISHTDIAMDFLARNQAPSEQYWFGTDNLGRSLWLRCFQGMLSSLNIGVTSAVVSGAIALIFAGISSINRYCDFFVRGVVDALLALPHLLLLILICFTLGGGQQGVIWAVALTHWPKLALILRGEIQRIREADYVMLSRRIGNTPFECVKKHYIPMLLPQWIVGTLLMFPHAVLHSAALSFLGFGQAAHEPSLGLLLADALRYLSTGSWWMVVFPGLILMCLVLIFDQFAKSMQQLWLRGAGC; encoded by the coding sequence ATGATTTACGATCCGAACAAGCCTTTATTGAAACTTCTCTTTGTGACCCTGGCTTTGATTGGGTTAGTGGCTTACGGTTTTTCTATTTCTCATACTGATATTGCAATGGATTTTTTGGCAAGAAATCAAGCGCCTTCAGAGCAATATTGGTTTGGCACGGATAATCTTGGCCGCTCTTTGTGGTTACGTTGTTTTCAAGGAATGTTAAGTAGCTTAAATATTGGTGTAACAAGCGCAGTTGTTAGCGGTGCTATTGCATTAATTTTCGCGGGTATCTCTTCCATTAATCGTTATTGTGATTTTTTTGTCAGAGGCGTTGTTGATGCGTTATTGGCATTACCTCACTTATTACTATTGATTTTGATCTGTTTTACGTTAGGTGGGGGGCAACAAGGAGTTATTTGGGCAGTGGCATTAACACATTGGCCTAAATTGGCGTTGATTTTACGCGGTGAAATTCAACGTATTAGAGAAGCTGATTATGTGATGTTATCGCGTCGCATTGGTAATACGCCTTTTGAGTGCGTGAAAAAACACTATATCCCCATGTTATTACCTCAGTGGATTGTGGGAACCTTGTTAATGTTTCCTCATGCAGTTTTACATAGCGCGGCATTGAGTTTCCTTGGTTTTGGTCAGGCAGCTCATGAACCTTCACTCGGCTTATTACTGGCAGATGCACTACGTTATTTAAGTACAGGCTCTTGGTGGATGGTGGTGTTTCCGGGGTTAATTTTGATGTGCTTAGTCTTGATTTTCGATCAATTTGCTAAATCAATGCAACAATTATGGCTAAGAGGGGCAGGATGTTAA
- a CDS encoding autotransporter domain-containing protein codes for MFINRNKLKISIIIPLIITPSLSYSRYITSELIETSPIDFKFYEVSKNNLALPNNFYHHGKLSSKTTPTILSSKYSNIIILSNNNKNSISYDAGVNFQSLEIEHYSNINFLSLSEDGRYITAYGNHLENKEKNVLNRFFIYDTYLKTVHQFNSRENISYDKEDYFFTTKDGRFSLYADYSTEYETIKEANNDYLPYNKMFYFIYDNKTKKTISLKDIENTDINNHLEKNRFKSFLNLDFINKIIDRKPILTGVSFDGKYLYGTLNKTSSISESKSAFIYDSTNNTINYISKSEYGDAKINAMSKNNIAVGWLEDRVMYKNERNKRLLRQAFIYDTKEKKTIIPSRINPDNNYNNDYYNSEATGISDNGNTIVGWVEQGYKRNINRTFDYNKDLESRYPRSAFIYFRDKDTSLLLPNLNHSDELESEAHSISSDGKVAFGIANNKDNIWRFVSWKIEEADIIDKDYQTLIANNNISSMKNIVDNLSLDINKKREKIRLSLLEKQKETEKRRKEANLNKLNLEKKLDDPDLFNEYISEYTKYQDTEELAKTELDNIQNTLNNFETLALTPELKASEYQYNVYKEALDIQQGIAIDKNKEDQDKTTIEKERLAEIAKQKEQAEKERLAEIAKQQEQAEKERLAEIAKQKEQAEKARLAEIAKQQEQTEKERLAEIAKQQEQAEKERLAEIAKQQEQAEKARLAEIAKQQEQAEKERLAEIAKQQEQAEKERLAEIAKQQEQAEKERLAEIAKQQEQAEKERLAEIAKQERLDKERADKAKADKAEQDRLAKERADADKTKADKAEQERLDKERTDADKVKVKELIPVEDELAQRAKEKAKEKETTKPSIIISKPIDIENTHKSMQLMAENGYKLMDMQQGQLRYLASATCSVGTESACISGFAHYQNVNKANATQTGLSGAYRFDINQIPLVVGLAIDTDAYSSLPKGYQYQGYALPLIGFSLDLIPSLNAELESHALHLSLKGAYLNRKVSIERPVLDNTEAGKGNARVSGYHIDLQGYYPYALADSLLLTPFAGLTFNQISRSAYSETQNAQFAAHYDALKTHSLLAKMGLGMDYLLGSSFILHTKAGLLWDLSHHQGDFRSHIDYLGQQNIDYSEHKKPLKQRPFANIGLTYQFDKRSSINTSTNWEMTTYRNHDMQFGISYTYRF; via the coding sequence ATGTTTATAAATAGAAATAAATTAAAAATTTCAATTATTATACCACTAATAATTACCCCTTCATTAAGTTACTCTAGATATATTACTTCCGAATTAATAGAAACATCTCCTATTGATTTTAAATTTTATGAAGTAAGTAAAAATAACTTAGCTCTACCAAATAATTTTTATCATCATGGAAAGCTATCATCTAAAACAACGCCAACAATATTATCATCAAAATATTCAAACATAATTATTCTATCTAACAATAATAAAAATAGTATAAGTTATGATGCTGGGGTTAATTTCCAAAGCTTAGAAATTGAACATTATAGTAATATAAATTTTCTTTCGTTATCAGAAGATGGGCGTTACATTACAGCTTATGGGAATCATCTTGAAAATAAAGAAAAAAATGTATTAAACCGATTTTTTATCTATGATACTTATCTAAAAACGGTTCATCAATTTAATTCAAGAGAAAATATTTCTTATGATAAGGAAGATTATTTTTTTACAACAAAAGATGGTAGATTTAGCCTTTATGCTGATTATTCAACAGAGTATGAAACCATAAAAGAAGCTAACAATGATTATCTTCCTTATAATAAAATGTTCTACTTTATCTATGATAATAAAACTAAAAAAACAATATCACTAAAAGATATTGAAAATACGGACATAAATAATCATTTAGAAAAAAACAGATTTAAATCTTTCCTAAATTTAGATTTTATTAATAAAATTATAGATAGAAAACCTATCTTGACAGGTGTTTCTTTTGATGGGAAATATTTATATGGTACTTTAAATAAAACATCATCTATTTCAGAAAGTAAATCTGCTTTTATTTATGACTCAACTAACAACACCATTAATTATATTTCAAAATCAGAATATGGTGATGCAAAAATAAATGCAATGTCAAAAAACAATATTGCAGTAGGTTGGTTAGAAGATAGAGTAATGTATAAAAATGAGCGAAATAAAAGACTACTTAGACAAGCATTTATTTACGATACAAAAGAGAAAAAAACCATTATTCCTAGCAGAATAAACCCAGATAATAATTATAATAATGATTATTATAATTCAGAAGCTACTGGAATTTCAGACAATGGTAATACTATTGTAGGTTGGGTAGAGCAAGGATATAAACGAAATATCAATAGAACCTTTGATTATAATAAAGATTTAGAATCAAGATATCCTAGAAGTGCCTTTATCTACTTTAGAGATAAAGATACTTCATTATTGCTACCAAACTTAAACCATTCCGATGAATTAGAATCTGAAGCACACTCTATCTCAAGTGACGGAAAGGTTGCTTTTGGTATCGCTAATAATAAAGATAATATCTGGAGATTTGTTAGTTGGAAAATAGAAGAAGCCGATATAATAGATAAAGATTATCAAACATTAATTGCTAATAATAATATTTCATCTATGAAGAATATAGTTGATAATCTTTCTTTAGATATTAATAAAAAAAGAGAAAAAATTAGACTCTCGCTTTTAGAAAAACAAAAAGAGACTGAAAAAAGAAGAAAAGAAGCAAATTTAAATAAATTAAATTTAGAAAAAAAATTAGACGATCCTGATTTATTCAATGAGTATATTAGCGAATATACAAAATATCAAGATACCGAGGAATTAGCAAAAACTGAACTCGATAATATACAAAATACTTTAAATAATTTCGAAACATTAGCATTAACACCAGAATTAAAAGCCAGCGAATATCAATACAACGTATACAAAGAAGCGCTTGATATACAACAAGGCATAGCAATAGATAAAAATAAAGAGGATCAAGATAAAACAACAATAGAGAAAGAGCGCTTAGCCGAAATCGCCAAACAAAAAGAGCAAGCTGAAAAAGAGCGCTTAGCCGAGATTGCCAAACAGCAAGAACAAGCTGAAAAAGAGCGCTTAGCCGAAATCGCCAAACAAAAAGAACAAGCTGAAAAAGCACGCTTAGCCGAGATTGCCAAACAGCAAGAACAAACTGAAAAAGAGCGCTTAGCCGAGATTGCCAAACAGCAAGAACAAGCTGAAAAAGAGCGCTTAGCCGAGATTGCCAAACAGCAAGAACAAGCTGAAAAAGCACGCTTAGCCGAGATTGCCAAACAGCAAGAACAAGCTGAAAAAGAGCGTTTAGCCGAGATTGCCAAACAGCAAGAACAAGCTGAAAAAGAGCGTTTAGCCGAGATTGCCAAACAGCAAGAACAAGCTGAAAAAGAGCGCTTAGCCGAGATTGCCAAACAGCAAGAACAAGCTGAAAAAGAGCGTTTAGCCGAGATTGCCAAACAAGAACGCCTCGATAAAGAACGCGCAGATAAAGCCAAAGCCGATAAAGCCGAGCAAGATCGCCTAGCCAAAGAGCGCGCTGATGCCGATAAAACCAAAGCCGATAAAGCCGAACAAGAACGCCTCGACAAAGAGCGCACAGATGCAGATAAAGTCAAAGTTAAAGAACTTATCCCTGTAGAAGATGAACTCGCACAACGCGCTAAAGAAAAGGCAAAAGAGAAAGAAACGACTAAACCATCTATTATTATTAGCAAACCTATTGATATTGAAAACACCCATAAATCCATGCAATTAATGGCTGAAAACGGCTATAAACTTATGGATATGCAACAAGGACAGCTGCGTTATTTAGCTTCTGCAACTTGTTCTGTGGGTACGGAAAGCGCCTGTATTAGTGGCTTTGCACACTATCAAAACGTCAATAAAGCCAATGCGACACAAACCGGACTAAGTGGTGCTTATCGTTTTGATATTAACCAAATTCCTTTAGTTGTAGGGCTTGCCATTGATACTGATGCCTATTCTTCATTACCTAAAGGCTATCAATATCAAGGTTACGCATTACCTTTAATTGGTTTTAGTTTAGATTTAATACCGTCACTCAATGCTGAATTAGAGAGCCATGCCTTACACTTATCCTTAAAAGGAGCCTATTTAAATCGTAAGGTGTCGATTGAAAGGCCGGTATTAGATAATACAGAAGCAGGTAAAGGCAACGCAAGGGTTTCAGGGTATCATATTGATTTACAAGGTTATTACCCTTATGCGCTAGCGGATAGTTTATTACTAACGCCATTTGCAGGACTTACTTTTAACCAAATCTCACGTTCAGCTTATAGTGAAACTCAAAATGCGCAATTTGCAGCACATTATGATGCTCTTAAAACGCACTCACTGTTAGCCAAAATGGGATTAGGTATGGACTACTTATTAGGCTCATCTTTCATCTTACATACTAAAGCGGGTTTATTATGGGATCTATCACATCATCAAGGCGATTTCCGTAGCCATATTGATTATTTAGGTCAACAAAATATCGATTATTCAGAACATAAGAAACCGTTAAAACAACGTCCATTTGCTAATATTGGATTAACTTATCAGTTTGATAAACGGTCTTCCATTAACACATCAACAAACTGGGAAATGACCACATATCGCAATCACGATATGCAGTTTGGCATTAGCTACACTTATCGTTTCTAA
- a CDS encoding ATP-binding cassette domain-containing protein, producing MLSFEQLSIDIAQFRWLGKRNWQPLLKSISLDIKPGKMLALVGGSGEGKSLLLQSALGLLPANMRVRGAIKLNGYTLSERELIAYRGNTFCYIPQGVSALNPLICIGDQLSRSARLSGANVTSEDIVQQLGLYHLSGSLVKTYPAKLSGGMAKRVLACNATLSNAHYILADEITSWLDDEHACLLLGHLRELCNQGKSVLWVTHDLALAARFADTIAVLNQGEVNEIIPANLLNRHEGSEWLKTLWNALPEQQFINTKDASLNPL from the coding sequence ATGTTAAGTTTTGAACAGCTTTCCATTGATATTGCACAATTTCGTTGGTTAGGAAAACGCAATTGGCAGCCGTTGCTAAAATCAATCTCATTGGATATTAAGCCTGGAAAAATGCTGGCATTAGTGGGAGGCAGTGGTGAAGGTAAAAGCCTGTTATTACAAAGTGCGCTAGGACTTTTGCCTGCGAATATGCGAGTTCGTGGCGCGATTAAACTGAATGGCTATACACTAAGTGAACGGGAACTTATTGCTTATCGTGGGAATACTTTTTGTTATATTCCTCAAGGTGTCAGTGCTCTCAATCCATTGATCTGCATCGGTGATCAATTAAGTCGCTCTGCACGTTTAAGTGGTGCCAATGTCACATCTGAGGATATCGTGCAACAGTTAGGGCTTTATCATCTTTCAGGTTCATTGGTAAAAACCTATCCAGCAAAACTGTCTGGTGGAATGGCAAAACGTGTATTAGCCTGTAATGCGACACTCTCTAATGCACACTATATTTTGGCTGATGAAATCACCTCGTGGCTTGATGATGAACATGCGTGTTTGTTATTAGGGCATTTAAGAGAATTATGCAATCAAGGTAAATCAGTGCTTTGGGTTACGCATGATTTAGCCTTAGCTGCACGGTTTGCAGATACCATAGCGGTGCTTAATCAGGGGGAGGTTAACGAAATTATTCCAGCTAATTTACTTAATCGTCATGAAGGTAGTGAATGGTTGAAGACACTTTGGAATGCATTACCTGAACAACAATTTATAAATACAAAAGACGCATCACTTAATCCCTTATAA
- a CDS encoding glycosyltransferase has protein sequence MSSSVPQLSIVVAIYNGEQFLSQFFSYLRMQKLQNWELILVDDGSKDNSLKLLYEWKDKFPDVTILTQENLGVSVARNTGFNVARGRYVAFPDIDDSIDANMYPRLLEIALADDLDIATCNGNYVYADGRPSRPIFPSNRLQTTGVLTGPQWLKMALNSKKFLHVTWLNIYRREFLLAHGYYFEPGLHHQDIPWTTEVLLTAQRVKYINERYYNYFIHSGSVSHTTPNDTIHVRTIHNYMKILEMLDAINKKHNNVTKNINACYWQIAKEGLGIIHSIGSIQCIELKKQMVKTLFERGIWSLIWKNAKDFRLRWRLGRRYFKLKRILNS, from the coding sequence ATGTCTTCTTCTGTACCTCAATTAAGTATTGTGGTGGCTATTTACAATGGCGAGCAGTTTTTATCACAATTTTTCAGTTATTTACGAATGCAGAAACTACAAAATTGGGAACTTATTCTTGTTGATGATGGCTCTAAGGATAATTCATTAAAATTACTTTATGAATGGAAAGATAAATTCCCCGATGTCACTATTTTGACACAGGAAAACCTAGGTGTTTCTGTTGCTCGTAATACAGGCTTTAATGTGGCGCGTGGAAGGTATGTCGCTTTTCCTGATATTGACGATAGTATTGATGCAAACATGTATCCTCGCCTACTCGAAATCGCGCTTGCTGATGATTTAGACATTGCGACTTGCAATGGCAATTATGTCTATGCAGATGGTCGTCCTTCACGACCGATATTTCCATCGAATCGCTTACAGACAACAGGGGTTTTAACGGGGCCGCAATGGTTAAAAATGGCATTAAACTCTAAAAAATTCTTACATGTAACTTGGTTAAATATTTATCGACGTGAGTTTTTACTTGCTCATGGTTATTATTTTGAACCGGGCTTACATCATCAAGATATCCCGTGGACGACGGAGGTATTATTAACAGCTCAGCGCGTTAAATATATTAATGAGCGCTATTATAATTATTTTATTCATTCTGGATCAGTTTCTCATACGACACCTAATGATACTATTCATGTTAGAACAATTCATAATTACATGAAAATATTAGAAATGCTGGATGCTATTAATAAAAAACATAATAACGTCACTAAAAATATTAATGCATGCTATTGGCAAATCGCAAAAGAAGGATTAGGGATTATCCACTCAATTGGTTCTATTCAGTGTATTGAACTTAAAAAACAGATGGTTAAAACGCTTTTTGAACGAGGAATATGGTCATTAATTTGGAAAAATGCGAAAGATTTTAGATTACGTTGGCGTTTAGGTCGGCGCTATTTTAAATTAAAAAGAATATTAAATTCATGA
- a CDS encoding ABC transporter permease, with amino-acid sequence MDLSVIRQSAGFFLRLLCLLLVTTAGVFILLSFSPIDPIKTYIGSDLLNVPPEQYPLIAARWGIDQPLWMRFWLWFSQIIQGDFGYSMLYNMPVIDVIRERAGPSFILLFSAWVFSGVIGVVMGLVAGRYLNRWPDRMISTLSYLLAALPTFWVGLLLLSLFSVTLHWAPICCAWPMGSSAETATLSQRFSHLLLPMIALGLLGTGNIALHTRAKVAEVMGSEFIHFAKAQGDKGWAMMLFHVLRHAITPALCLQFASIGELLGGSLLAEKVFAYPGLGQATVDAGLRGDIPLLMGIVVFSTILIFFGNSISNGLLRRINKGILRDL; translated from the coding sequence GTGGACTTGTCAGTAATACGTCAAAGTGCAGGTTTTTTCCTGCGATTACTCTGCCTGCTGTTGGTGACAACAGCAGGTGTTTTTATTTTATTAAGTTTTTCACCGATCGATCCCATTAAGACTTATATCGGTAGTGACCTACTGAATGTTCCTCCTGAGCAATACCCTTTAATTGCCGCACGTTGGGGAATTGACCAGCCGTTATGGATGCGATTTTGGCTTTGGTTTAGCCAAATCATTCAAGGCGATTTTGGTTATTCTATGTTGTATAACATGCCTGTTATTGATGTTATTCGTGAACGTGCAGGACCTTCGTTTATCTTACTTTTTTCTGCGTGGGTGTTTTCAGGTGTTATTGGTGTTGTGATGGGATTGGTTGCAGGTCGATATCTTAATCGTTGGCCTGATAGAATGATTTCTACTTTATCTTATTTATTAGCTGCATTACCGACGTTCTGGGTGGGATTGCTGCTGTTATCTCTGTTTTCTGTCACTTTGCATTGGGCGCCAATTTGTTGTGCGTGGCCGATGGGAAGTAGTGCCGAAACAGCAACGTTAAGTCAGCGTTTTTCTCATCTTCTCTTACCTATGATTGCGCTTGGATTATTAGGTACCGGAAATATCGCACTACACACTCGCGCTAAAGTCGCTGAGGTAATGGGCAGTGAATTTATCCATTTTGCGAAAGCACAAGGTGATAAAGGGTGGGCTATGATGCTATTTCATGTTCTACGTCATGCCATTACTCCTGCACTTTGCTTACAGTTTGCATCTATTGGTGAATTACTCGGTGGCTCTCTTTTGGCTGAGAAAGTGTTTGCTTATCCCGGTTTAGGGCAAGCCACGGTTGATGCGGGATTACGTGGCGATATTCCATTATTAATGGGTATTGTGGTTTTTAGCACTATTTTAATTTTCTTTGGTAATAGCATTTCTAATGGGCTATTAAGACGGATTAATAAAGGAATTTTGCGAGACTTATGA
- a CDS encoding YjjW family glycine radical enzyme activase encodes MNSRCVSINKILPFSCVDGPGNRLAIFLQGCNLRCKNCHNPYTMGICDNCGDCIPTCPQQALSLKNGVISWNSVSCEQCDTCIQQCPRQSSPMTLTYTVDELMAITRKYAAFINGVTISGGESTLQLPFLIEYFKAIKQAPDLQHLTCLIDSNGTLSINGWQKIAPYMDGAMIDLKSWDNDIHTYLTGRGNQRIKESIKWLANNNLLTELRLLYIPEKTDYLENIELLSQFINSLGESVLIRINAFHQHGVYGEAVNWQSANKDDIHRLKIELNKRNNTFIKTPNIYS; translated from the coding sequence TTCAAGGATGTAATTTGCGCTGTAAAAATTGTCACAATCCCTACACCATGGGGATTTGTGACAATTGTGGTGATTGCATTCCAACTTGTCCACAACAAGCACTTTCATTAAAGAATGGTGTGATAAGTTGGAACAGCGTCAGTTGTGAACAATGCGATACCTGTATTCAGCAATGTCCACGTCAATCAAGCCCGATGACTTTAACCTATACCGTTGATGAATTAATGGCTATTACACGTAAATATGCAGCATTTATTAACGGCGTAACAATAAGTGGTGGTGAATCAACGCTACAACTTCCCTTTCTTATTGAATATTTTAAAGCAATAAAACAAGCTCCCGATCTTCAGCATCTCACTTGCTTAATTGATAGCAATGGCACGCTTTCTATTAACGGCTGGCAAAAAATAGCCCCTTATATGGATGGAGCGATGATCGATTTAAAAAGTTGGGATAATGATATCCATACTTATTTAACAGGAAGAGGTAATCAACGGATTAAAGAATCAATTAAATGGTTAGCAAATAATAATTTACTTACAGAATTACGCCTTTTATATATTCCAGAAAAAACCGATTACTTAGAAAATATTGAATTACTTTCCCAGTTTATTAATTCACTTGGTGAATCTGTGTTGATCCGTATTAATGCCTTTCATCAGCATGGTGTTTATGGTGAAGCTGTAAATTGGCAATCTGCCAATAAAGATGACATTCATCGACTGAAAATAGAACTTAATAAAAGAAACAACACATTCATAAAAACACCTAACATATATTCATAA
- a CDS encoding ABC transporter substrate-binding protein, whose product MSIRFGWRQSLVTLTCLAALSAPFATSAQTLKLAIGEEPTEGFDPMLGWSHGSYLLLHSPLLKQNADLSWYSNMLSDYQPSEDGKTWKLTLKPDLKFSDGLPLTAKDIVFTYNNAAASGGKVDMGNFLSAKADDDLHVTITLKAPQSTFVNVLGSLGIVSADKYDEKTYAQKPIGAGPYRMVSFQPGQQLIVEANPYYAGKKNDFEKLIFVFLDEDAAFAAAQSGQLGIVRIPPATAAIAKHLPNTKLWERPSVENRGIVFPMVKSGEKNAQGYDIGNDITADIAIRKAINYALDRKLLSEQVLDGYAVPAYTGVKGLPWDQTDAAFKDGDVEKAKQILEDAGWKLNKSGIREKDGLEAKLTLWYTSGDATRRDLAESIRALVQPIGIQMDLKSGSWDTVERYMHSNPTLFGWGSLDPMELYHHYSENAAGVGYYNPGYYKNPEVEKHLQAALDAHTWQEAVPHWKAVEWDGKNGVGVKGDAAWAWLMNVQHTYLTNPCVDLGTGTPEIHGSWSLLNSVDTWKWTCQ is encoded by the coding sequence ATGTCTATTCGGTTTGGTTGGCGTCAATCATTAGTAACGTTAACTTGCTTAGCCGCGTTAAGTGCCCCTTTTGCAACCTCTGCTCAAACATTAAAATTAGCTATTGGTGAAGAGCCAACAGAAGGCTTCGACCCAATGCTGGGTTGGAGTCATGGCAGCTATTTACTTCTCCATAGCCCATTATTAAAGCAAAATGCGGATCTCTCTTGGTATAGCAATATGTTAAGTGACTATCAGCCAAGTGAAGATGGTAAAACATGGAAATTAACGTTAAAGCCAGATTTAAAATTCTCTGATGGCTTACCACTTACAGCAAAAGATATCGTATTTACCTATAACAATGCGGCTGCAAGTGGCGGTAAAGTTGATATGGGAAACTTCCTTTCTGCAAAAGCAGATGATGACTTACATGTCACTATTACGCTAAAAGCACCACAAAGTACTTTTGTTAACGTACTGGGTTCGCTAGGTATCGTTTCAGCTGATAAATATGATGAAAAAACCTACGCACAAAAGCCCATTGGTGCAGGTCCTTATCGCATGGTAAGTTTTCAACCTGGTCAACAATTAATTGTTGAAGCTAACCCTTATTATGCGGGTAAGAAAAACGATTTTGAAAAACTCATTTTTGTTTTCCTCGATGAAGATGCTGCTTTTGCTGCTGCTCAAAGTGGGCAGTTAGGTATTGTGCGTATTCCTCCTGCAACGGCTGCAATAGCTAAACATTTACCCAATACCAAATTGTGGGAAAGACCAAGTGTTGAAAACCGTGGTATCGTTTTTCCAATGGTAAAATCAGGTGAAAAAAACGCCCAAGGGTATGATATTGGTAATGATATCACCGCAGATATCGCTATTCGTAAAGCGATTAACTATGCCCTTGACCGCAAACTCTTATCAGAGCAAGTGCTTGATGGTTATGCCGTTCCGGCATATACCGGCGTAAAAGGTTTGCCTTGGGATCAAACTGATGCTGCCTTTAAAGATGGTGATGTTGAAAAAGCGAAGCAAATTCTTGAAGATGCAGGCTGGAAACTGAATAAAAGTGGTATTCGCGAAAAAGACGGTTTAGAAGCCAAACTTACCTTATGGTATACCAGTGGTGATGCAACTCGTCGCGATTTAGCCGAATCAATTCGTGCGCTAGTGCAACCTATTGGTATTCAAATGGATCTTAAATCAGGGAGTTGGGATACAGTAGAGCGCTATATGCACTCAAATCCAACTTTATTTGGTTGGGGGAGCCTTGATCCTATGGAGTTATATCATCACTACAGCGAAAATGCGGCTGGCGTTGGTTATTATAATCCAGGTTATTACAAAAATCCTGAGGTCGAAAAACACTTGCAAGCTGCCCTCGATGCTCATACATGGCAAGAAGCCGTTCCTCATTGGAAAGCGGTTGAGTGGGATGGTAAAAACGGCGTGGGTGTAAAAGGTGATGCAGCTTGGGCTTGGTTAATGAATGTGCAACACACTTACCTTACTAACCCTTGTGTTGATTTGGGTACCGGAACACCTGAAATTCATGGTTCATGGTCATTATTAAATAGTGTAGATACTTGGAAGTGGACTTGTCAGTAA